A region of the Candidatus Peregrinibacteria bacterium genome:
GTGCTCAGGTTCATAATTTTTCCCATACTATTTCTACCACCATGAGCTCTACACCATCGGGAAGTGGCTCAAGTGGCGGATCTTCTGGCGGAGGATTTGGTGGCGGTGGAGGAGGAAGTTGGTAAAAATTTGTTGCGAGAATGTTCACAAATTTGTCATACTGGAAAAAACATATTTCTCCCCTTCCTCATGAAATATTCCTTTGCAAAATCCGTGTGGATTTTCTCAGCACTTTTGATTGGAGTTTCTCTCTTCGAATTTTCTGGTGTGGAAATTTTTTCTCCATCGGCTCAAGCGACTTCGACGGGCGCTTTTTCTGATGTGAATTCATCACACAAATACGCGAAGAGTATCCAATTTTTGAAGGACAATAATGTTGTGACTGGGTATGCGGACGGAACATATCGTCCAGATAAACCTCTCATTCGAGCAGAATTTACAAAAATTATCGTACTTGGAACGAGGCAAGACGTAGAGCCCGCTACAATTGCTCCGTTTCCGGACGTTCCGCTCGGAAAATGGTATACCGATTTTATCGCGTTCTGCGCCCGTCTCGAATATGTAAAGGGCTATCCCGATGGAACCTTCAAGCCAAATCAGGAAATTAACAAAGTGGAAGGGCTTTGTTGCACAAATAAATTGTACGGGAATAGGAGTATGTCTAAGATGAGGAGGAACAATAACCTCTTTCAAAATGAAAAAGAAATCCTCACTTAGACAGAGATATCGTATCGCAAATTGGAAAGAGTACAATA
Encoded here:
- a CDS encoding S-layer homology domain-containing protein — its product is MKYSFAKSVWIFSALLIGVSLFEFSGVEIFSPSAQATSTGAFSDVNSSHKYAKSIQFLKDNNVVTGYADGTYRPDKPLIRAEFTKIIVLGTRQDVEPATIAPFPDVPLGKWYTDFIAFCARLEYVKGYPDGTFKPNQEINKVEGLCCTNKLYGNRSMSKMRRNNNLFQNEKEILT